A genomic stretch from Rhizobium brockwellii includes:
- a CDS encoding ABC transporter ATP-binding protein has translation MASIDIRNIRKAYGHVQVLHGVDLEIRDGEFVVLVGPSGCGKSTLLRMIAGLEEVTAGEIRIAGNRVNELHPKDRDIAMVFQSYALYPHMNVAGNMSYSLRLRKVAKEKIASAVAAAAAKLGLDPLLERRPKALSGGQRQRVAMGRAIVRQPKAFLFDEPLSNLDARLREQMRAEIKKLHGDLKATSIYVTHDQIEAMTLADRIVAMHGGVVQQVGSPLELYDRPANLFVAGFIGSPGMNFLEASYDAGGVKLKDGTIVPLAKPLPLSDGAKVTLGIRPEHVVMSDGGAGLSADVELVEPTGFGIILHLALHGLPFKIFTLNRDALKAGPKVNVAFPAQYLHVFDGEGKRVD, from the coding sequence ATGGCATCGATCGATATCCGGAATATCCGCAAAGCCTATGGCCATGTGCAGGTGCTGCACGGCGTCGACCTCGAAATCCGGGACGGCGAATTCGTCGTGCTCGTCGGCCCGTCCGGCTGCGGCAAGTCCACGCTGCTGCGCATGATCGCCGGGCTGGAGGAGGTCACAGCAGGCGAGATCCGCATCGCCGGCAATAGGGTAAACGAGCTGCATCCCAAGGATCGCGACATCGCCATGGTGTTCCAGTCCTATGCACTTTACCCGCATATGAACGTCGCCGGCAATATGAGCTACAGCCTCAGGCTGCGGAAGGTGGCGAAGGAGAAGATTGCAAGCGCGGTGGCTGCGGCCGCCGCCAAGCTCGGCCTCGATCCGCTGCTCGAACGCAGGCCGAAGGCGCTTTCCGGCGGCCAGCGACAGCGCGTCGCCATGGGCCGCGCCATCGTGCGCCAGCCGAAGGCCTTCCTGTTCGACGAACCGCTGTCCAACCTCGATGCGCGACTGCGCGAGCAGATGCGCGCCGAAATCAAGAAACTGCATGGCGACCTGAAGGCGACCTCGATCTACGTGACCCACGACCAGATCGAGGCAATGACGCTGGCGGACCGGATCGTCGCCATGCATGGCGGGGTGGTCCAGCAGGTCGGCAGTCCCCTGGAGCTCTACGACCGCCCCGCCAATCTCTTCGTTGCCGGCTTCATCGGATCGCCGGGGATGAATTTCCTCGAGGCCAGCTATGATGCAGGCGGCGTGAAGCTGAAGGACGGCACGATCGTGCCGCTTGCAAAGCCTCTGCCGCTTTCAGACGGCGCAAAGGTGACGCTCGGCATCCGGCCGGAGCATGTTGTGATGAGCGACGGCGGGGCGGGGCTTTCCGCGGATGTGGAACTCGTCGAACCGACAGGCTTCGGCATCATCCTGCACCTTGCCCTGCATGGCCTGCCGTTCAAGATCTTCACGCTGAACCGCGACGCGCTGAAGGCGGGTCCGAAAGTCAATGTGGCCTTCCCGGCCCAGTATCTGCATGTGTTCGACGGTGAAGGAAAACGCGTCGACTGA
- a CDS encoding carbohydrate ABC transporter permease, which translates to MTISADTLDMRRDRRPWLRRVADASEPYLYSAPSLILIIAVMLVPLTVGISYAFRDIQLLNPFSGGFIGLDHFRELSGDAAFYGALRNTLWWTGASVVLQFVFGLILALLLDKPFKGRAIAQALVFLPWAVPSFLAGLNWAWLFNPVIGPIPHWLFALGLMHEPGNILSDPNYAMWGPIVANVWWGIPFFAITLLAALQAIPRDLYEAASIDGAGWFQRFRSITLPFLAPTIAITVLLRTVWISNFADLIVVMTNGGPADRTQIVASYIFTTAFRRLDFGYASAIALVLLVLLLAYSMLIILLRQTLLNKD; encoded by the coding sequence ATGACTATTTCCGCCGATACGCTCGACATGCGTCGCGACCGCAGGCCATGGCTGCGTCGCGTTGCCGATGCTTCGGAGCCCTATCTCTACAGCGCGCCGTCGCTGATCCTGATCATCGCGGTCATGCTGGTGCCGCTGACGGTCGGGATTTCCTACGCCTTCCGCGATATCCAGCTGCTCAATCCGTTTTCCGGCGGCTTCATCGGGCTCGATCATTTCCGCGAGCTTTCAGGCGATGCCGCCTTCTATGGCGCGTTGCGGAATACGCTCTGGTGGACCGGCGCCTCCGTCGTCCTGCAGTTCGTTTTCGGGCTCATCCTGGCGCTGTTGCTCGACAAGCCGTTTAAGGGCCGGGCAATCGCGCAGGCGCTGGTCTTCCTGCCCTGGGCCGTGCCGTCCTTTCTTGCTGGCCTCAACTGGGCCTGGCTGTTCAATCCCGTCATCGGGCCGATCCCGCACTGGCTCTTCGCCCTAGGGCTGATGCATGAGCCGGGCAATATCCTTTCCGACCCCAATTATGCGATGTGGGGGCCGATCGTCGCCAATGTCTGGTGGGGAATTCCCTTCTTCGCCATTACCCTGCTCGCCGCCTTGCAGGCGATCCCGCGCGATCTCTATGAGGCGGCGTCGATCGACGGCGCCGGCTGGTTCCAGCGTTTCCGCTCGATCACCCTGCCGTTTCTGGCGCCAACGATCGCCATCACCGTGCTGCTGCGCACCGTGTGGATTTCCAATTTCGCCGATCTCATCGTCGTCATGACTAATGGCGGGCCGGCAGACCGAACGCAGATCGTCGCCAGCTACATCTTCACGACAGCCTTCAGGCGGCTCGATTTCGGTTATGCCTCGGCGATCGCGCTGGTGCTGCTCGTGCTGCTGCTTGCCTATTCGATGCTGATCATCCTGCTCCGGCAGACGCTGCTGAACAAGGATTGA
- a CDS encoding LysR substrate-binding domain-containing protein yields the protein MKRGRLPLTALRSFEVAGRLESFTLAAQELFISQAAVSRQIRELETLLGEALFERRHRSVHLTASGNRLLSIMTLSFDRIDECLEEIRCRPATAGVTISAEPSFAACWLVPRLPEFHEQHPEIDVTIDSDPRLVEFRSGQAEIAIRHSASVTAWPRAESERLADVRMIAVAAPVLLKTGPAIKQPEDILRHTLLHEENRDVWSRWFEAADVAMPQTARGPIYADGGLVMQAVLRGQGVALMDEIFAEEEIKAGRLLRLFDLAIPHGAYWLVARSFKRLGPPASLFVRWIGSRIGGS from the coding sequence ATGAAGCGTGGACGCCTGCCATTGACGGCTTTGCGGAGTTTCGAGGTCGCCGGCCGCCTCGAAAGCTTCACGCTGGCGGCGCAGGAGCTGTTCATCTCGCAGGCGGCGGTCAGCCGGCAGATCCGCGAGCTGGAGACGTTGCTGGGCGAAGCGCTCTTCGAGCGCCGGCATCGCAGCGTCCATCTGACCGCCTCAGGCAACAGGCTGCTGTCGATCATGACGTTATCCTTTGACCGGATCGACGAATGCCTGGAGGAAATCCGCTGCCGACCGGCGACTGCTGGGGTCACGATCAGCGCGGAACCCTCCTTCGCGGCGTGCTGGCTCGTTCCCCGCCTGCCGGAGTTTCACGAGCAGCATCCCGAGATCGACGTGACGATCGACTCCGATCCGCGCCTCGTCGAGTTCCGCAGCGGTCAGGCCGAGATCGCCATCCGCCACAGCGCCAGCGTGACCGCCTGGCCAAGGGCCGAGAGCGAACGTCTCGCCGATGTCAGAATGATAGCGGTCGCAGCGCCTGTCTTGCTCAAGACGGGGCCGGCTATCAAGCAGCCGGAGGACATTCTGCGCCACACGCTGTTGCATGAGGAAAACCGGGACGTGTGGTCGCGCTGGTTCGAAGCGGCTGATGTCGCCATGCCGCAGACGGCGCGGGGGCCGATCTATGCCGATGGCGGCCTGGTGATGCAGGCGGTCCTGCGCGGGCAGGGCGTAGCGCTGATGGACGAGATCTTCGCCGAGGAGGAGATCAAAGCGGGCCGGCTGCTTCGGCTCTTCGATCTTGCCATTCCTCACGGCGCCTACTGGCTCGTTGCGCGGAGTTTCAAACGGCTCGGACCACCTGCCTCGCTCTTCGTCCGTTGGATCGGATCCCGGATTGGGGGATCTTGA
- a CDS encoding cell wall hydrolase: protein MRAEISFGKSLIGILFVGLAAASCTTTSKPAATAGNTKTKQGQAAKVTFNYTAKDRECLQRAMYFESLHSDEDGYMAVGTVVMNRLTSGAYPTSICGVVAQKKQFAPGVMTREVKPQAETELASAADAILVKGARHPAVKDAMFFHTDGLKFPYDNMHYVTVAGGNAFYEKRDSNGMLETPPPLPSYEVAMNYVPGESMLPPQFEALIPSAVPVPLPAPDPMATASTGQMRITAPVTAPETSPVTSVEPEPGMPIAIPIPRPAYDSVMLRESLPANGG from the coding sequence TTGAGGGCGGAGATTTCCTTTGGAAAATCCCTGATCGGGATTTTGTTCGTAGGACTGGCAGCTGCTAGCTGCACGACGACATCGAAACCGGCGGCAACGGCGGGGAACACCAAGACGAAGCAGGGCCAAGCGGCGAAAGTCACGTTCAATTATACGGCCAAAGACCGCGAGTGCCTGCAGCGCGCGATGTATTTCGAATCGCTGCATTCGGACGAGGACGGCTACATGGCTGTCGGGACCGTCGTAATGAACAGGCTCACCTCCGGCGCCTATCCCACATCGATCTGCGGCGTGGTGGCCCAGAAAAAGCAGTTCGCGCCCGGCGTGATGACGCGTGAAGTCAAGCCGCAGGCAGAAACCGAGCTTGCCAGCGCGGCCGATGCAATCCTTGTTAAAGGCGCACGCCATCCTGCGGTGAAGGACGCGATGTTCTTCCACACCGATGGGCTAAAATTCCCCTACGACAATATGCACTATGTGACGGTTGCCGGCGGCAACGCCTTCTACGAAAAGCGCGACTCCAACGGCATGCTTGAAACGCCGCCGCCGCTGCCCTCCTACGAGGTGGCGATGAACTATGTGCCCGGCGAAAGCATGCTGCCGCCGCAATTCGAGGCCCTGATTCCCTCGGCGGTTCCCGTTCCTCTCCCGGCTCCGGACCCCATGGCGACGGCGAGCACGGGGCAGATGCGGATCACGGCGCCGGTGACCGCGCCGGAGACATCACCGGTAACATCGGTCGAGCCCGAGCCGGGAATGCCCATTGCGATCCCTATTCCACGCCCCGCCTATGACAGCGTGATGCTGCGTGAAAGCCTTCCGGCGAACGGCGGTTAA
- a CDS encoding FadR/GntR family transcriptional regulator — protein sequence MKANSSDRPVIRPLPVMDRARQVTDALADYVEEARLKAGDRLPAERELMAALAVGRSTIREAIRHFQALGVIETRKGSGTYLLKPVSRATIHMPLSFDTVHLRDVLLQTLEVRRGIECEAGMVAARRRTSTDLVVIEEKLNEMERVHIEKGTSGPEDLAFHLAVYDATHNPLFRQLLEQMRETFERFWEHPFDRQDFARRSFPFHRTLFNAIAAGDPEAARAETLKILDIVEEDIKEMSK from the coding sequence ATGAAGGCAAATAGCAGCGACAGGCCGGTGATCCGGCCGCTTCCGGTCATGGACCGCGCGCGTCAGGTGACCGATGCGCTGGCGGATTATGTCGAGGAAGCCAGGTTGAAGGCGGGCGACCGTTTGCCGGCCGAGCGCGAGCTGATGGCAGCCCTTGCCGTCGGACGCTCCACCATTCGCGAAGCGATCCGCCACTTCCAGGCGCTCGGCGTCATTGAGACGCGCAAGGGCAGCGGCACCTATCTGCTGAAACCGGTTTCCAGGGCAACGATCCATATGCCGCTGTCGTTCGACACGGTTCATCTGCGCGACGTGCTGCTGCAGACGCTGGAGGTTCGCCGCGGCATCGAATGCGAGGCGGGCATGGTTGCGGCCCGGCGGCGCACGAGCACGGATCTCGTCGTCATCGAGGAGAAGCTGAACGAGATGGAGCGGGTGCATATCGAGAAAGGCACCTCCGGGCCGGAGGATCTGGCTTTCCATCTCGCTGTCTACGACGCCACCCACAATCCGCTGTTTCGCCAGCTTCTCGAGCAGATGCGCGAGACCTTCGAGCGCTTTTGGGAACATCCCTTCGACCGGCAGGATTTCGCGCGCCGGTCCTTTCCCTTTCACCGTACCCTTTTCAATGCAATCGCTGCCGGGGATCCCGAGGCGGCGCGCGCCGAAACATTGAAAATTCTCGATATCGTCGAGGAAGACATCAAGGAAATGTCCAAATGA
- a CDS encoding PLP-dependent transferase: MSNGSEPFDLASLITAHDEGNFADAVVPPIFQTSLFTFSDYDEMIASYRGEKVRPIYTRGLNPTVRAFEEMLAKLEGAEDALGFASGMAAISSAVLSFVEPGDRIVAVKHVYPDAFRLFGTILKRMKIEVTYVDGRDEEAVAKALPGAKLFYMESPTSWVMEAHDVGALAALARQHGVVSMIDNSWASPFFQRPLTLGVDLVIHSASKYLGGHSDVVAGVIAGSKAMIARVKAEAYPYLGGKLSPFDAWLLIRGLRTLPLRMRAHEASALEIARRLQKLDVVETVCHPGLANRLPTGLIGTSGLFSFIFREGVDIRAFADHLKLFKLGVSWGGHESLIVPGEVVLQQKAQPNSAHAFGIHARSVRLHVGLEGTEALWRDIEEALAAASQS, from the coding sequence ATGAGCAACGGCTCTGAACCGTTCGATCTTGCTTCCCTCATCACCGCGCATGACGAAGGCAACTTCGCCGACGCCGTCGTGCCGCCGATTTTCCAGACGTCGCTTTTCACCTTTTCCGATTACGACGAGATGATCGCCTCCTATCGCGGCGAAAAGGTGCGGCCGATCTATACGCGCGGCCTGAACCCGACGGTACGTGCCTTCGAGGAAATGCTCGCCAAGCTCGAAGGTGCCGAGGATGCGCTGGGTTTTGCCAGCGGCATGGCGGCGATCTCGTCGGCTGTCTTAAGCTTCGTCGAGCCGGGCGACCGCATCGTTGCCGTCAAGCATGTCTATCCCGATGCCTTTCGCCTGTTCGGCACCATCTTGAAGCGGATGAAGATCGAGGTGACCTATGTCGACGGGCGCGACGAGGAAGCGGTCGCCAAGGCGCTGCCCGGCGCCAAGCTGTTCTACATGGAAAGCCCGACGAGCTGGGTGATGGAAGCGCATGATGTCGGCGCGCTCGCAGCACTCGCCAGACAACACGGCGTCGTCTCGATGATCGACAACAGCTGGGCAAGCCCGTTCTTCCAGCGGCCGCTGACGCTCGGCGTCGACCTCGTCATTCATTCGGCATCGAAATATCTCGGTGGCCATAGCGATGTGGTGGCGGGCGTCATCGCCGGTTCGAAGGCGATGATTGCGCGCGTCAAGGCCGAGGCCTATCCCTATCTCGGCGGCAAGCTTTCGCCGTTCGACGCCTGGCTGCTGATCCGCGGGTTGCGGACGCTGCCGCTGCGCATGAGGGCCCACGAGGCATCCGCTCTCGAAATCGCCAGGCGCCTGCAGAAGCTCGACGTGGTGGAGACAGTCTGCCATCCAGGGCTCGCCAACCGTTTGCCCACTGGCCTCATCGGCACCTCGGGCCTGTTTTCCTTCATATTCCGCGAAGGCGTCGATATCCGCGCCTTCGCCGATCACCTCAAGCTCTTCAAACTGGGCGTAAGTTGGGGTGGACATGAAAGCCTGATCGTACCGGGCGAGGTGGTGCTTCAGCAGAAGGCACAGCCGAATTCCGCACATGCCTTCGGCATCCATGCGCGATCCGTACGTCTCCATGTCGGCCTGGAAGGAACCGAGGCGTTGTGGAGAGACATCGAGGAGGCGCTCGCCGCCGCCTCACAATCCTGA
- the pepT gene encoding peptidase T, which yields MTDTVLDRFLRYVVIDTQSDPASSTQPTTGKQKDLGRVLVDELLKIGLADAHLDEHGYVYATIPANSDKTVPVICFCSHMDTAPDFNGTDVKPQIVRNYAGGDIKLAGDTGRVIRVSDHPELKNQIGNDIVTTDGTTLLGADDKAGLAEIMTAAQILVDNPDIRHGTIKILFTPDEEVGRGVNKVDLKKLGADFAYTMDGETAGHIEDETFSADGVEISISGVAIHPGFAKDRMENAIKIAGAIIDRLPRDIAPETTEGQQGFIHPIGVTGSMEKAALSFIIRDFTDTGLTEKETMLEAIVKDVISAYPGSTYHFQVKEQYRNMKVVLDRHPEIVENAIEAVRRAGMTPLRGSIRGGTDGSRLSFMGLPCPNIFAGGHAFHSPLEWVSRQDMEKAVKTIVELARVWEERA from the coding sequence ATGACCGACACTGTTCTCGACCGCTTTCTCCGTTATGTCGTTATCGACACGCAATCCGACCCTGCCTCGTCGACGCAGCCGACCACCGGCAAGCAGAAGGATCTGGGCCGGGTTTTGGTCGATGAACTGCTGAAGATCGGTCTTGCCGACGCGCATCTCGATGAACACGGCTATGTCTACGCGACCATTCCGGCCAATAGCGACAAGACGGTGCCGGTCATCTGTTTCTGCTCGCACATGGATACGGCGCCCGATTTCAACGGCACTGATGTCAAGCCGCAGATCGTCAGGAATTATGCCGGCGGGGATATCAAGCTTGCCGGCGACACGGGTCGGGTGATCCGCGTCAGCGATCATCCCGAGCTGAAGAACCAGATCGGCAACGACATCGTCACGACCGATGGAACGACATTGCTCGGCGCCGACGACAAGGCCGGACTGGCTGAGATCATGACCGCGGCTCAGATCCTCGTCGACAATCCTGATATCAGGCACGGGACGATCAAGATCCTGTTCACCCCCGACGAAGAAGTCGGGCGCGGCGTCAACAAGGTCGACCTGAAGAAACTCGGTGCCGACTTCGCCTATACGATGGACGGCGAGACGGCCGGCCATATCGAGGATGAGACCTTCTCGGCCGACGGCGTCGAAATCAGCATTTCAGGTGTGGCGATCCATCCCGGTTTCGCCAAGGACCGCATGGAAAACGCCATCAAGATCGCCGGCGCCATCATCGACCGGCTGCCGAGGGATATTGCCCCCGAGACCACGGAAGGCCAGCAGGGCTTCATCCATCCGATCGGCGTCACCGGCTCGATGGAGAAGGCTGCGCTGAGCTTCATCATCCGTGACTTCACCGACACGGGGTTGACGGAAAAGGAAACGATGCTCGAAGCCATCGTCAAGGACGTCATATCAGCCTATCCCGGCTCGACCTATCATTTCCAGGTCAAGGAGCAGTATCGCAACATGAAGGTGGTGCTCGATCGTCACCCGGAGATCGTCGAGAACGCGATCGAGGCGGTGCGCCGGGCCGGCATGACGCCGCTGCGCGGTAGCATCCGCGGCGGCACCGACGGCTCGCGCCTTTCCTTCATGGGGCTGCCGTGCCCGAACATCTTCGCCGGCGGTCATGCTTTCCACTCGCCGCTCGAATGGGTGAGCCGTCAGGATATGGAAAAGGCGGTCAAAACGATCGTGGAACTGGCGAGGGTCTGGGAAGAGCGCGCCTAA
- a CDS encoding carbohydrate ABC transporter permease: protein MRRSVIPTIAHRLAILCYIAFALFPLFWLLKVSVTPNDLLYSEGVRMWPSRTTWDHYAFVLRHSAFPTFFKNSLIVSASTAVTVTICASLSGYALSRFNFRAKYWIVALMLLTQMFPLVMLVAPIFKILSPLHLTNSLTGLVIVYTAFNVPFATFLMQSFFDGIPRDLEEAAKIDGATQFTAFRQIILPLTLPGIAATLGFVFTAAWSELLFALMLINGNDAATFPVGLLTFVSKFSVDFGQMMAAGVMALIPAGLFFLLIQRYLVQGLTAGAVKG from the coding sequence ATGAGACGATCCGTCATTCCCACCATCGCACACCGTCTGGCGATCCTCTGCTACATCGCCTTCGCGCTCTTTCCGCTGTTCTGGCTGCTCAAGGTCTCGGTGACGCCGAACGACCTGCTCTATAGCGAGGGCGTGCGCATGTGGCCGTCGCGCACGACATGGGATCACTATGCCTTCGTGCTGCGGCACAGCGCCTTTCCGACCTTCTTCAAGAACAGCCTGATCGTCTCGGCCTCGACGGCCGTCACCGTGACGATCTGCGCCTCGTTATCGGGATATGCGCTGTCGCGCTTCAATTTCCGGGCAAAATACTGGATCGTCGCCCTGATGCTGCTGACCCAGATGTTCCCACTCGTCATGCTGGTGGCGCCGATCTTCAAGATCCTGTCTCCTCTGCATCTGACCAACAGCCTGACCGGGCTCGTCATCGTTTACACCGCCTTCAACGTGCCTTTCGCCACCTTCCTGATGCAGTCCTTCTTCGACGGCATTCCGAGGGATCTCGAAGAGGCGGCGAAGATCGACGGGGCGACGCAGTTCACGGCGTTTCGCCAGATCATCCTGCCGCTGACGCTGCCGGGTATCGCCGCCACACTCGGCTTCGTTTTCACTGCCGCCTGGAGCGAGCTGCTCTTCGCGCTGATGCTGATCAACGGCAATGACGCGGCGACCTTCCCGGTCGGCCTTCTCACCTTCGTTTCGAAATTCTCGGTGGACTTCGGGCAGATGATGGCGGCGGGCGTCATGGCGCTCATTCCGGCCGGCCTCTTCTTCCTGCTCATCCAGCGCTATCTCGTCCAGGGCCTGACGGCCGGCGCGGTCAAGGGTTAA
- a CDS encoding endonuclease/exonuclease/phosphatase family protein: MHARKDSLPASILASIRSRKKRLDAAYTEARPRSAGTLIASYNVHKCIGTDRRFDPERTSRVIHEIGADVIALQEADTRFGERTGILDLGRLERETGLIAVPVAGMAKAHGWHGNVVLFKKGLVHDVHQVKLPGLEPRGALVAEIELEKGGVLRIIAAHFGLLRHSRAQQARMLVELINDRHEMPTILLGDLNEWRLGDRSSLNTFQSAFGPLPPAVPSFPAGLPLLALDRIIANRKGIISEVEAHDTPLARIASDHLPIKALIDLEPVPG, translated from the coding sequence ATGCACGCCAGAAAAGACAGCCTTCCCGCCAGCATTCTCGCCTCGATCAGGAGCAGGAAAAAGCGGCTCGACGCAGCCTATACGGAGGCAAGGCCGCGCAGTGCCGGAACGCTGATCGCCTCCTATAACGTGCACAAATGCATCGGAACCGACCGCCGCTTCGATCCGGAGCGCACCAGCCGGGTCATCCACGAAATCGGCGCCGACGTGATCGCGTTGCAGGAGGCCGACACGCGCTTCGGCGAGCGCACCGGCATTCTCGATCTCGGGCGGCTGGAGCGGGAGACGGGACTGATCGCGGTGCCGGTTGCCGGCATGGCGAAGGCGCATGGCTGGCACGGCAATGTCGTGCTCTTCAAGAAGGGGCTGGTGCATGACGTGCATCAGGTCAAGCTGCCGGGGCTGGAGCCGCGCGGCGCGCTCGTTGCCGAGATCGAACTCGAGAAGGGCGGGGTGCTGCGCATCATCGCCGCGCATTTCGGGCTGCTGCGCCATAGCAGAGCCCAGCAGGCCCGCATGCTGGTCGAGCTGATCAACGACAGGCACGAGATGCCAACCATCCTGCTCGGCGACCTCAACGAATGGCGGCTCGGCGACCGTTCTTCGCTCAACACCTTCCAATCCGCCTTCGGACCGCTGCCGCCCGCCGTCCCGAGTTTCCCCGCCGGCCTGCCGCTTCTGGCGCTCGACCGGATCATCGCCAACCGCAAGGGGATCATCTCGGAGGTGGAAGCACATGATACGCCACTGGCGCGTATCGCCTCCGACCACCTGCCGATCAAGGCGCTGATCGATCTGGAACCGGTGCCGGGCTGA
- a CDS encoding ABC transporter substrate-binding protein, translating into MKKLIISTLFASMMAGTAFADTTLKLVEVITSPERTETLKSIVGKFEAANPGTKVDIISLPWNEAFQKFATMVSAGDVPDVMEMPDTWLSLYANNGMLESLEPYLEKWEHTKELTPRALELGRDVKNTAYMLPYGFYLRAMFYNKKLLAEAGVAAPPKTMEEFTAASEKVSKLSGKYGYCMRGGAGGLNGWMIFAASMAGSNKYFNDDGTSTMNSPGWAKGIEWMVDLYKKGYAPKDSVNWGFNEVVAGFYSGTCAFLDQDPDALIAIAERMKKEDFGVMPLPKGPDGKSFPTIGYGGWSMFTTSSNKDLSWKLIATLEGPEGNIEWNKRIGALPAYTAAEKDPFYAGDQFKGWFEELADPNTVPTVMPTYLEEFAFFKDSLAIKTSQQALLGDISAKDLADQWAEYLTKAQQKFLAKK; encoded by the coding sequence ATGAAAAAACTAATAATCTCGACGCTCTTTGCTTCGATGATGGCGGGCACGGCCTTTGCCGATACGACGCTGAAGCTTGTCGAAGTCATCACCAGCCCGGAGCGCACCGAAACGCTGAAATCGATCGTCGGCAAATTCGAAGCCGCCAATCCCGGCACCAAGGTCGACATCATCTCGCTGCCCTGGAACGAAGCGTTTCAGAAGTTCGCGACCATGGTGTCGGCCGGCGACGTGCCCGATGTGATGGAGATGCCCGATACCTGGCTGTCGCTCTATGCCAATAACGGCATGCTCGAGAGCCTGGAGCCCTACCTCGAAAAGTGGGAGCATACCAAGGAGCTGACGCCGCGCGCGCTCGAACTCGGCCGCGACGTCAAGAACACCGCCTATATGCTGCCCTACGGATTCTATCTGAGGGCGATGTTCTACAACAAGAAGCTGCTTGCCGAAGCCGGCGTCGCCGCGCCACCGAAGACGATGGAAGAATTCACCGCCGCTTCGGAGAAGGTTTCCAAACTGTCCGGCAAATACGGCTACTGCATGCGCGGCGGAGCGGGCGGCCTCAATGGCTGGATGATCTTCGCCGCCTCGATGGCCGGCTCGAACAAGTATTTCAACGACGACGGCACCTCGACGATGAACAGCCCTGGCTGGGCCAAGGGCATCGAATGGATGGTCGATCTCTACAAGAAGGGCTATGCGCCGAAGGACAGCGTCAACTGGGGCTTCAACGAAGTCGTCGCCGGCTTCTATTCCGGCACCTGCGCATTCCTCGACCAGGATCCGGATGCGCTGATCGCCATCGCCGAACGCATGAAGAAGGAAGATTTCGGCGTCATGCCGCTGCCGAAGGGTCCCGACGGCAAGTCCTTCCCGACGATCGGCTATGGCGGATGGTCGATGTTCACGACCAGCAGCAACAAGGATCTCTCCTGGAAGCTGATCGCCACCCTCGAAGGGCCGGAAGGCAATATCGAGTGGAACAAGCGCATCGGCGCCCTGCCGGCCTATACGGCGGCCGAGAAGGATCCCTTCTATGCCGGTGACCAGTTCAAGGGCTGGTTCGAGGAACTGGCGGACCCGAACACGGTACCAACAGTCATGCCGACCTATCTCGAGGAATTCGCCTTCTTCAAGGATTCGCTGGCGATCAAGACCTCGCAGCAGGCATTGCTCGGCGATATCTCCGCAAAGGATCTGGCCGACCAGTGGGCGGAATACCTCACCAAGGCGCAGCAGAAGTTCCTCGCCAAGAAGTAA